AGATCATCCACATTATTGACAATATGCGTTCCGTCAAGGGTGGTCATGAAAATATTGCCGCTCGTTCCCAGTTCAAAATTTTGCTGAAGCAACTCATGTTGAAAAGCAATCACAACCTCAGTCACGATGACTCCCAGCGTTTTGTTGTTTTTATCTTTAACAGGATGCATGGCCAATTGATGAAAATGATCTTTCTCCTTGAAGCCGAAAAAATCTGTGATCACAGGTTCTGTCAAGGCTTTCCTGAAATAATGCGACTCGGAAATCGCCTGTCCCAGATGAGAAGCCGTTGCAGTTCCATGCGGAGGACTCAAAATAATTTTCCCATTGGTGTCGGCGAGGAAAACATGGTGCAGTTCGCCCCAGAAACTTTCCTGATAATGCAACACGGAGTTGAAGGTCGTTTTTTGATAAGGTTCCTGATCTCTGGCAAGATCCGGTGTATCCAGATACGCAATCACCGCGGGATTCCGGCTGAGGGCCCCCAGATTCTTGAGAATGGTCTGGAGATGGTCGTCAAGAGAGGTTTGTTTGAGTTGTGCAATGCTCTGAATGTGCTGAAGAAGATTGGCTTCCGTCTGCTCAATGGTAGAGATGGTGTTATACGTTCCCGGGACCAAAATCAGAATCAAACCCGCAATCAGAAAAAAAAGCTGGAATTTACGTTTCAAGGTCATAATCCCCCCTCTCTGTTATATGATTTACTCAAGAGTTGTAAGTTTTCAGTTATCAGTCTTCAGCTTTTTGTAAGTCATTGAAATTAAAAATTTCCTAAACATCAAACTTTCAAAGAAACTTTTAGGCTTATATAAAAAATCATAATAATTTCAATAAATTAAAAAAACTGAGAACTGAAAGCTGAGAACTGAAAGCTGAGAACTGAAAGCTGAGAACTTACCACTGTCGAGTGATTTATAAGCACATTCGGATGAAGGGCGCACTGTATTCTGATGTCACAATAAAACAATTCAAAAAATACCAATGTTTGTTATGGAAATAGAGTCATTTGATTTTCTTTGCAGAAATGAGATGAAGCAGCCAATGATGCGGTAAACATCTTGTATCCTGCATAAAAAAATCTCGTCTGCCAGATTGCGCATTGAACATGACATTCTGGCCTGTGTTCTGTAAATATCTTTGACAAAACACTATTTTATTTTGTATAGGCCAAAGACGTTTCGAGAATTTTCTCAATCTTTTTTACAGGGAACCTTATGAACTGGTTATGGAGAACAACATTTGCCGGAATATTGCTGGTGTTATTTTTTCTGTCCTCTTGTGACAAGATCAATATGGGAGAAATGAAAGTTTCTCAACAGGAAACCTCGATTGAACTGACGGACAGTGAAGTTTCCGCTCAAAAAGAAATTTATCTGCAAGATGAATCAGCAGGAATCATTCAGGGGATGATTCAGGATTTTCAAACAGGAAAACCGATCGGTCAGGCCAGTGTCAGTGTCAATGCTAACGGAAAAACTTTTTCCGACAAAACACAGGACGACGGCACCTTTTCTCTAAAGGTGCAGGATATCGCCCCGATGGATGGTGTTACACTGCATGTCGCCAAAGAGGGCTATGCGACATCCAGTCGATCTATTGTTTTTGAACAACAAAATCTTATGTATGAAGTCGGAACAATCCCGGTAATGCCGGCTGAGTCGGTGAGTGCGGCAGCGTCTGCATCAGCAACAACAGCAACCACATCTGGAACAGCAACAACTGCGGCGCAAGCACAAAACACGCGAACCATTACTGGACGAATCCTCAATAATTTCTCTTCAGAGGGTCTTGCGGGCGTTCAGATCGTGGTGGAGGATTCGGCACAGGAACATAAGGTGGCGCTGTCAGATGCCAAGGGTGAATTCAGTTTGTCAGGAGAAAAATTCAATATTGGAAATTCCTACAACCTGAAACTGTCAAAATCCGGTTACGTGTCCAGAAGTGATGTGTCTGTGACCATCCGTGAGGCCAACAACCAGATTGATAATACGCCAATTCATCTGTATCGGGCCGTGGGAACGATCACAGGCAAGGTAGAAAATGACACAACCGGCAAACCTCTGGTCGATGCCGTTGTCACCGCCAAGGACAGTCAGGGCAATGAAATCGTGATCCGTACAGACGAACTGGGCGCCTTTGTGCTGGAAAGCCAGCACTTTCAACTGGAACAACTCTATACGGTCACAATCACGAAAACGGATTATCAGCCCTTTGAAACCCGTGTCTTTATTTCTGTTCCGTCTGCCAATCCGATTCCCGGGGAAATAGTACAACTTAAAATAGATGCCAGCATCTCTACCAGAGTGATCAATCAGGAAACTGGCCAGCCTGTTTCAGGAGTCAAGGTTCAGACGGTTGACTCCTATGGCAGAAAAATTCAGGCTGAAACGGATACTTCAGGGAATCTGGTGCTTGGGAGTTCAGGATTTCTGAGAGACCAGAAATACAAACTTGAACTCAGAAAAGAAAATTACATTTTTAAAACCATTGAATCACAACCCTTACAGGCCGGCATCAATACCATCCGTGAGATCCCTTTGCTGGAGCCACCGATTGGCACCGTTAGCATCACCGGAAAAGTCCTGGACTACTGGAAACAGGACAATCAAATCAATAATCCAGCCCTTGCTGACGCATTGATTCAGATTCAGGATGATGAAGGTCTGGCTCGCACAGCTTTCACCAATGACCAAGGAGAATTCACTGTCAATGGTAAATTTTCCCGATATCAGGATTATGTACTGAAGATTTCCAAAGATGGTTATTCCGGACAAACGCATAAAGACTGGCAGGAAGCGTCAGTCAAAATTACAGGAGAACAGGTTTCCGCAGGGACGCAATTGCTGTATCCGTTGGGCCTGTTTGTGAAACTGAAGCGTTCGTCCGACAGTTTGCCAATTTTCCGGAATTTTCTGTTTGATCTGAAACAGACCCATGAAAAATTTCTGACAGGCAAACCCGGATTCACACTTTCAGGAAGA
This is a stretch of genomic DNA from SAR324 cluster bacterium. It encodes these proteins:
- a CDS encoding carboxypeptidase regulatory-like domain-containing protein; this encodes MNWLWRTTFAGILLVLFFLSSCDKINMGEMKVSQQETSIELTDSEVSAQKEIYLQDESAGIIQGMIQDFQTGKPIGQASVSVNANGKTFSDKTQDDGTFSLKVQDIAPMDGVTLHVAKEGYATSSRSIVFEQQNLMYEVGTIPVMPAESVSAAASASATTATTSGTATTAAQAQNTRTITGRILNNFSSEGLAGVQIVVEDSAQEHKVALSDAKGEFSLSGEKFNIGNSYNLKLSKSGYVSRSDVSVTIREANNQIDNTPIHLYRAVGTITGKVENDTTGKPLVDAVVTAKDSQGNEIVIRTDELGAFVLESQHFQLEQLYTVTITKTDYQPFETRVFISVPSANPIPGEIVQLKIDASISTRVINQETGQPVSGVKVQTVDSYGRKIQAETDTSGNLVLGSSGFLRDQKYKLELRKENYIFKTIESQPLQAGINTIREIPLLEPPIGTVSITGKVLDYWKQDNQINNPALADALIQIQDDEGLARTAFTNDQGEFTVNGKFSRYQDYVLKISKDGYSGQTHKDWQEASVKITGEQVSAGTQLLYPLGLFVKLKRSSDSLPIFRNFLFDLKQTHEKFLTGKPGFTLSGRSTTNKNSADTFYVHIDEPDFPETLPLGSKHSNYLAVNGSSRKGVLAESLGTDSRVAKWNLKTYVMYHFFASTVGNYTFVLEGTPDTRLELYDRDNQKLYQVNGHSGVYHIRTPGWNVLVVQPANNNSYGFFDIRVTGPSLENNLGPLPQTWLVSDISKGSVLSWYSDVDKKMYVAAFDEPGSSGEVTISHLGAIGEIVRGSSFTGVMRAVENSGLTVEIQKGYFNILRGE